A single Orcinus orca chromosome 2, mOrcOrc1.1, whole genome shotgun sequence DNA region contains:
- the CHRM5 gene encoding muscarinic acetylcholine receptor M5 yields MEGESYHNATTVNGTPVNHQPLERHRLWEVITIAAVTAVVSLITVVGNVLVMISFKVNSQLKTVNNYYLLSLACADLIIGIFSMNLYTTYILMGHWALGSLACDLWLALDYVASNASVMNLLVISFDRYFSITRPLTYRAKRTPKRAGIMIGLAWLISFILWAPAILCWQYLVGERTVPPDECQIQFLSEPTITFGTAIAAFYIPVSVMTILYCRIYRETEKRTKDLADLQGSDCVAETEKRKPAHEALLTSCFSCCPQPTLAQSERNQASWPSSCRSTSVTGKPSRATGPSTEWGKAEQLTTCSSYPSSEDEDKPTTDPVFQVVYKSQAKESPREEFSAEEVKETFANAQTEKNDYDTQKYFLSPAAAHRPKSQKCMACKFRLVVKADGTQDTNNGCRKVKIMPCSFPVSKDPSTKGLDPNLSHQMTKRKRMVLVKERKAAQTLSAILLAFIITWTPYNIMVLVSTFCDKCVPVTLWHLGYWLCYVNSTVNPICYALCNRTFRKTFKMLLLCRWKKKKVEEKLYWQGNSKLP; encoded by the coding sequence ATGGAAGGGGAATCTTACCACAATGCTACTACCGTCAATGGCACCCCAGTGAATCACCAGCCTTTGGAACGCCACAGGTTGTGGGAAGTCATCACCATCGCAGCTGTGACAGCTGTGGTGAGCCTGATCACCGTCGTGGGCAACGTCTTAGTCATGATCTCTTTCAAAGTCAACAGCCAGCTGAAGACAGTTAATAACTATTACCTGCTCAGCTTAGCCTGTGCAGATCTCATCATTGGGATCTTCTCCATGAACCTCTACACCACCTACATCCTCATGGGACACTGGGCTCTCGGGAGTCTGGCTTGTGACCTTTGGCTCGCACTGGACTACGTGGCCAGCAATGCTTCTGTCATGAACCTTCTGGTGATCAGTTTTGACCGATACTTTTCTATCACAAGACCCCTAACGTATCGGGCCAAGCGTACCCCAAAGAGGGCTGGCATCATGATTGGCTTGGCCTGGCTGATCTCCTTCATCCTCTGGGCCCCAGCGATCCTCTGCTGGCAGTACTTGGTTGGGGAGCGGACGGTCCCACCAGATGAGTGCCAGATCCAGTTCCTCTCGGAGCCCACCATCACTTTTGGCACTGCCATCGCTGCTTTCTACATCCCTGTTTCTGTGATGACAATCCTCTACTGCCGGATCTACCGGGAAACAGAGAAGCGAACCAAGGACCTGGCCGACCTCCAGGGCTCTGACTGCGTGGCTGAAACTGAGAAGAGAAAGCCAGCTCACGAGGCTCTGCTCACGTCCTGCTTTAGCTGCTGCCCCCAGCCCACACTGGCTCAGAGCGAAAGGAACCAAGCCTCCTGGCCATCCTCCTGCAGGAGCACCTCCGTCACTGGGAAGCCATCCCGAGCCACTGGCCCGAGCACTGAGTGGGGCAAAGCTGAGCAGCTGACCACCTGTAGCAGCTACCCCTCCTCAGAAGATGAAGACAAGCCCACCACTGACCCTGTCTTTCAAGTGGTCTACAAGAGTCAGGCCAAGGAAAGCCCAAGGGAAGAATTCAGTGCTGAAGAGGTCAAGGAAACTTTTGCGAACgctcaaactgaaaaaaatgactATGACACCCAAAAATACTTCCTGTCTCCAGCTGCTGCTCATCGACCCAAGAGTCAGAAGTGCATGGCCTGTAAGTTCCGACTGGTGGTGAAAGCTGATGGGACCCAGGATACCAACAACGGCTGTCGCAAGGTGAAAATCATGCCCTGCTCCTTCCCGGTGTCCAAGGACCCTTCAACGAAAGGCCTTGATCCCAACCTCAGCCATCAGATGACCAAACGAAAGAGGATGGTCCTCGTCAAAGAGAGGAAAGCAGCCCAGACCCTGAGTGCAATTCTCCTGGCTTTCATCATCACGTGGACCCCTTACAACATCATGGTCCTGGTTTCCACCTTCTGCGACAAGTGTGTCCCAGTCACCCTGTGGCACTTGGGCTACTGGCTGTGTTATGTCAATAGCACTGTCAACCCCATTTGCTATGCCCTCTGCAACAGAACCTTCAGGAAGACCTTTAAGATGCTGCTTCTCTGccgatggaaaaagaaaaaagtggaagaGAAATTGTACTGGCAGGGGAACAGCAAGCTCCCCTGA